The Gemmatimonadaceae bacterium genome contains the following window.
GCACCTTCCCGAGTATCGGGCGCTTCCCGAGCCCGGGCTCCTGCTCGCCGGCGGAACGGCGACGATGCGCGCCCTGGTCGAGGGCGATGCCGGCATTCGGCAGGTCAACGTGGGCGGGCTGCACCATCGGGCGGGGCGCTCACCGCGTTTGCGCTATGTCTTCCTCGACGAGTCCGAGGAGGCCGACCTGCGCGCCGTGGCGGCGCGCGGCGTCGAGGTTTCCGCGCAGGACGTCCCCGGCGCCGTGCCCGTTCCGCTCTCCGAATTGCTCGCGCGGAGCGGCGGATGATCGATCCCGGCACCCTCGTGCTGCTGACGATCGTCGGGGCCGTGGTCGGGCTCGACTTCGTGTCGTTCCCGCAGGCCATGCTCTCGCGACCGCTCGTCTCGGCCACGCTGGGCGGCTTCATCTGCGGCGACATTGCGAGCGGCCTCCTCGTCGGGGTGCTCCTGGAGTGCTTCGCCCTGGAGACGATGCCGTTTGGTGCGTCGCGCTACCCTGAGTGGGGGCCGGCGTCGGTGGCCGCGGGGGCGATGGCGGTCGTTCCCGGCAATCCCGAGCTGGCCGCCCGCACGCTGCCGCTCGCCGTGCTCGCCGGCCTGTGCGCGGCCATGCTCGGCGGCCAGACGCTGGTCTGGCTGCGCCGGTTCAACCTGTCCGTGGCCGGCCGGTACCGTGACGAGGTCGCCGCCGGTGACGCCACGGCCCTGATCGCCGTGCACTGGACGGGACTCGTCCTCGACTTCGGTCGCGCCGGGGCCGTCACGGCCATCTTCGTCACGGCGCTGATTCCCCTGCGCAACCAGTTGCAGGACGCGCTGCACACGGTCAGCGGCGTCGACTCGGTGGCCGTGTCCGCGGTGATCGCCGTCGGCGTGGCGGGAGCCGCGGTGTGGAAGGTGGTGCACGGCGCCAAGGACTACGCGCGCTACGTGGTGGCCGGGCTGCTGGTCGGCCTGCTGGCGGCGGTGATGCGATGAAAGCCGCGTCGTCGCTGCCGATGGTCACGTGGCTGCGCGTTTTCGTGCGGCTGTTTGCCGTGCAGGGGAGCTACAACTACGAGGCGATGATCGGCAACGGCATCGCCTTTGCGGCCGAGCCGGCCTTTCGGCTGCTGCCGGGAGGACGCGACGGCGACGCGTATCGCGCCGCAATGGCCCGCCACAGTCGCTACTTCAACGCGCACCCGTATCTCGCGGCCCTGGCGGTCGGCGCGCTCGTGCGCGCCGAGCTGGACGGGGAAGACCCGGATCGCGTCGAGCGCTTCCGCACGGCGTGCTGTGGGCCGCTGGGAGCCGCCGGCGACCGGCTGGTCTGGGCGGGGTGGCTGCCGTTCTGCTCCGCGCTCGCGCTGCTGGCGTATGGCCTCGGGGCCACCGCGGCTGGCGTGCTTCTCGTGTTTGTGGGAACTTACAACGTCGGTCACGTCTCCCTGCGGGCCTGGGGGTTGCGTGCGGGGTACCGAGAGGGGCTCAAGGTCGCTGCGGCGCTCGGGAGCCCCGTGTTGCGCAAGGGGCCTTTGTACGTGGCGCGGGCGCTGGCCGCCGTCGCCGGCGTGGCCCTGCCGCTCGTGCTCCTGCGGGCCCACCGCGTGCCGGTCCCGTCCTTCGGATTGGCGCTGGGTGTCGCGGCCCTGCTGGGCGTTGCCCTCGCCCGGTGGCAGGCTCGCATCGATGGATGGCGGGTCGGCGTGGCCCTCTTGCTGCTATTCTTCATCTACACGGTGGTGCGCTGATGGTTGAACGCTCGGTCGAGGTGCAGAACAGCCACGGCATCCACGCGCGCCCCGCGGCGGAGATCGTGAAGGTCGCCGCGCGCTTCCGCTCGTCGATCACGATCATCCGCGATGACCTCGAGGTGAACGGCAAGAGCATCATGGGCGTGATGATGCTGGCGGCGGAGTGCGGCGCGACGATCGTGATTCGCGCGATTGGCGATGATGAAGCAGCGGCCGCGGAGGCGCTGGTGGCGGTCGTCAACTCCAAGTTCGGTGAGGCCTGAGTGAGCATCACGCTCGTCGGCGTACCCGCGTCCCCGGGCATCATCATCGGTCCGGTGCACCTCCTCCGCTGGGAGGTACCCGAAGTGCCGGCGCGCACGGTGGAGCCGGCTAACGCCGAGCGGGAAGTGACCCGCCTGCACGAGGCCTGCGACCTCGCCATCGTGCGGCTGCGGAAGGTGCGTGACCGCGTCGAGCAGCACGCCGGCCCCGAGGAGGCGGCCATCTTCGACGTGCAGATCTCCATCTGCGACGATGCCGACCTGCGCGCGAGCGCCGAGACGCTCATTCGCCAGGGCTTCTCGGCGGAGAAGGCCTTCGACCTGGTGCTGCTCGAGTGGCGCGAGCACTTCGGGCGTTCCACCAACGCCCTCATGCGCGAGCGCGTGAGCGACCTGCTCGACGTGCAGATCCGGGTGCTCTCGCTCCTTCTCGACCTCCCCGACCGCGATCCGGTGGATCTCCCCAAGGGGAGCAACGCCATCCTCATCACGCACGACCTGACGCCGTCGCTCACCGTGCAGTTCGACCGCGAGGCGATCAGCGCGATCGCGACCGACGCCGGCACCGGCACGTCGCACGTCGCCATCCTCGCCCGCTCGCTCGGGCTGCCGGCCGTGGTCGGCCTGCGCGACGCGACCGCCAAGCTGACGTCCGGCATGACGGCGGTGGTGGATGGCACGCACGGCCTGCTCGTGCTCGATCCGACGCCGGAACGCATTGCCGACTACCGAGAGCGCGCCCGCATCGAGCAGGAAGAGACGCGCGAACTCCAGCAGTACGCCCGCGCCGAGGCAGTGACCGTCGATGGCGTGCGCATCACGCTGCGGGCCAACGTCGACATGCCCGACGAGGCGGCGGCGGGGGCGAACAGCGGCGCCGAGGGCGTGGGGCTGATGCGCACCGAGTTCCTCGTCGTCGGGCGCGCCGCGATGCCCGACGAGGACGAGCAGTACGAGGCGTACAGCCGCGTCCTGCGCGCCTTCGCGCCGCATCCGGTCGTCATCCGCACCTACGACATCGGCGGCGACAAGCTGCCGGTGGGCGGCTTCCCGCACGAGGCCAATCCGTTCCTCGGCTGGCGCGCCATCCGCATGTGCCTCGACGAGCCGGAGCTGTTCAAGGTGCAGTTGCGCGCGCTGCTGCGGGCGGCGGAGCACGGTGACCTGCGCATCATGCTGCCGCTCATCGTCTCGGTGGCCGAAGTGCGGCAGGCCCGCGTCCTGCTGGCCGAGGCCTCCGCCGAACTCGACGCGCGCGGCGTGCCGCATCGCAAGGACGTGCCCCTCGGCGTGATGATCGAGACGCCGGCCGCCGTCATCACGGCCGACGCCCTCGCCAGGGAAACCGCGTTCTTCTCGATCGGCACCAACGACCTGGTGCAGTACACCCTGGCGGTTGACCGCGGCAACATCCAGCTGGTCGATCGCTTCACGGCGCTGCATCCGGCGGTGCTGCGGCTCATCGCGCGCACGCAGTCCGAAGGGACGCGGGCCGGCATCGAGGTGTCGGTGTGCGGCGAGATGGCCTCGCAGCCGCTGATGGCCTTTGCGCTGCTCGGCCTCGGCATCCGCACGCTGAGTGTCGCGCCCCGGTCGGTCGCGGCGGTCAAGCACCTGGTCCGCTGCATTCGCGTCTCGGCGGCGGCCGAGGCGATGGCCGTGGCGGTCGACGCGGGCACGGCGCAGGCCGTCGAAGGGACGCTGCGTGAGCGCCTGCTGGCGGAACTCGCGTTGCGGGGTGATGCGGCCGACGGGTTGCTCGCCCTTGTCGACACCCATATTCTTACTGACAAAGCGGACATTCACTAGAGCGGCCGGCTTTCTGCCGGCCGCTCGTGCCTTCAACGGAACGATCCCGTGCTTCATCGCCATCTCTTCACTTCCGAATCCGTCACCGAAGGCCACCCCGACAAGGTGGCCGACCAGATCTCTGACGCGGTGCTTGATGCGCTGCTGGCGCACGACCCCAGGTCGCGGGTTGCGTGCGAGACGATGGTCACCACGGGCCTCGCGACGATCTTCGGCGAGGTGACCACGCACGCCTGGGTCGATCTGCGCGCCCTCGTGCGCGAGACCATCAAGGACATCGGCTACACCGAGGCCGGCATCGGGTTTGACGCCGACTCGTGCGCGGTGCTCAATGCGCTGGGCACGCAGTCGCACGATATCGCGCAGGGCGTGGACACCGGCGGCGCCGGCGACCAGGGGATGATGTTCGGCTACGCCTGCGATGAGACCGAGGAGCTGATGCCGCTCCCCATCCAGCTGGCGCACAAGCTCACGCATGCCCTGGCCGACCGCCGCAAGGATGGCACCCTCGCCTGGCTGCGTCCCGACGGCAAGTCGCAGGTGTCGGTGGTGTACGAGGACGGCCGCCCCGTCGAGGTGGACACGGTGGTCATCTCGACGCAGCACGCCGATACCGTGAAGAACAAGGCGATCCACGAGGCGGTGCGCCACGACATCATCGAAGCGGTCATTCCGCCGGAACTGCGCGCGCGTCGCATGAAGGTGCACATCAACCCGACCGGACGATTTGTCGTCGGCGGCCCGCAGGGCGACGCCGGCCTCACCGGCCGCAAGATCATCGTCGACACCTACGGTGGCATGGGCCGCCACGGCGGCGGCGCCTTCTCGGGCAAGGATCCGTCCAAGGTGGATCGCTCGGCCGCGTACGCCGCGCGCTGGGTGGCCAAGAACATCGTCGCCGCCAAGCTCGCCTCGAAGTGCGAGGTGCAGCTCGCCTACGCCATCGGCGTGGCCAAGCCGGTGTCGGTGATGGTCGACACGTTCGGCACGGCCGCGGTTCCCGAGACGGCGATCATGCGCGCGGTCGACGCGGTCTTCGACCTGACGCCGCGCGGCATCATCGAGGCGCTCGACCTGCGCAAGCCGATCTACGGCCCCACTGCCGCCTACGGGCATTTCGGTCGCACACCGGCCAAGGTGGAGCGCTTCGGCAAGAAGGTGTCGCTCTTCAACTGGGAGCGCACCGACAAGGTCGCTGAACTCCGGCGCGCCGCGCGCGCGCGCTAGCGCGCTCGGCGGGGAGGACCCGTGATCCCGGTGAAGGTGGCCAAGCTCGGCCTCGACAGCGTGTCCAACGCGTATGTCGTGGTGCTGCAGGAGGAGAATGGCGACCGGGTCCTCCCCATCTGGATCGGGCGGCCGGAGGCGGAGTCCATCGCGATGCAGATGAACGGCGTGAAGCGCGAGCGTCCCCTCACGCACGATCTCTGCCACGCCCTCATCAACGGGCTGGGCGCCACGCTGCGCCGCGTCCAGGTGACGCGCCTCGAGAACTCGACGTTCTTCGCGGAACTGCATCTCGCCCGTGGCGGCGCGCCGGTCATCGTCGATGCGCGGCCGAGCGATGCGATTGCCATCGCCCTCCGCCTCGACGCCCCGATCTACGTGGCCGAGGTCCTGTTCGCGGGTGACGGCGAATCCGAGTCCGCGCCGGCGGGGCGCGATGACGACGCCATGTCGGCCGAGGAGCTGCAGCGTCACCTCGAACACATGCGGCCCGAGGACTTCGGCCGCTTCTCGTTCTAGATGCGCCGTCGAGCGCCGGGCAGTCGCGATGACTCGGTAGTTCGCGGGTGCGCCCGGCGCGCGGCGGCGCTCGCGCTGTCGATCACCGCAATCGCGGCTGGCGGCACACCGTCCACCGCGCGCGCGCAGGGTGCCACATCGCAACCGCCGGTGCTCGGCCGGCCGCATGGAGTGACGAGCGGCGAGGCCCGGTCGGTGAACGGTCGCGTGGTCCTCGGCTCGCGGACCGCGATGAAGCCGCTCGTTGGGGCCTGGGTCGTGTTGCACCGCGTGGGGACTGATCGCGCCGCGCCGCTCGACTCGGTGCGAACCGACGGCGACGGACGATATACCTTCCGCTACCATACATCGGGTGAACCGAACGCCGTCTACTTCGTGTCGAACCTGTACGGTGGCGTCGCCTACTTCACGTCGCCGCTGACCGCGCGGGCCGTGAGCGGGGACGACGCGCGCTTGGTGGTGCACGACACCACGAGCGCGCCGATTCCCATTCTCGTGCGCGGCCGGCACATCGTCTTCGCGACGCCGGGCGAACACCAGCGGCGCACCGTGCTCGAGGTCTACGAACTGTCCAATGATTCCACGCTGACCCGCGTGGCGGGCGGCGCCGGGGGAATGGTCTGGCAGGCGCGGCTGCTCGACCGGGCGGACAGTGGGCGCGTGGCGCAGTCGGACTTTTCCGACGGGGCCGCGCGCTTCGAGGCGGGACGTGTGCGCCTGGCCGCGCCCTTCGCGCCGGGGCTCAAGCAGTTCTCCTTCTCGTACGACGTCCCCACGCAAACCGAGTATTCGCTGGTCGTCGAGGAGCCGGCTGACGTGCTCGAAGTCCTGGTGGAGGATGCGCTGGCGCGCGCCGAGGGCGGCGGCCTGGCGTCGATGGGCGCCACCACGACCGGCGGTCGGACGTTCGCCCGGTTCCTCGCGCAGGATGTGCCGACCGGCGCCGTGATTCGCGTCAGCGCGCCCGGAACCAGCGCCATGTCGGGTAATCAACTGCGCGTCCTGGCGCTGATGGCGGCGCTTGGCGCGGTCTTGCTGGTGGGCCTCGCCCGCGCGATGTATCGACGGCAGCGCGCGGGCGGTGGACACGCCGGCGACGCGAGCGCCGCGACGTGGCGCGCGCAGATCGCCGCGCTCGACGACGCGTTCGCGAAAATCGAGCGGCCCACCGAGGCGCAGCGCGCGGATCACTGGCAGGCGCGCGCGCACCTCGACAAGCAGCTCAGCGACGCGGTTGCGCGTGAACAGGGCCTGACATAGGTTCACCGACACAATCGATTCAACAACGGATGCGGGTCACGGAAGCCGGTGCAAGTCCGGCGCGGCCCCGCCACTGTAACGGGCGCAGTTCGCCCCGCTCGACAACCACTGGCCGGAAGGCTGGGAAGGGGAGCGGGGGCCCGGAGCCAGGAGACGCCCTGCGTCCGTGCCACATCAGATGCCTCGGGGGAGGCCGCGTGGCGACGGGCGCTTGAGTGCGTCCGCCGTTGTGGGCTCGCTCCCGGGGTGGAGCGAGCCCTTCGTGCATTCGGTCGATCGTCGTCCGCGTTTCCATCGCTTGGCGTGCCTCACCGCGCTGGTGGTGAGTGCCTGCGCCGCTCCGGCCGATCGGGCCGCGCCGGGACGCGCTGCCATCGCACCACTCGTGGATGACTTTGGCGACACGCTGCGGCTCGCCCGCGCCGCCACGCGCGTGGTCTCGCTCAATCCCGTCGTTTCCGAAGCGATCTTCGCTCTCGGGGCGCAGGCGCGGCTCGTGGGCCGCACGCGATGGGACGACTCGCCGCCCGGCATGCGGCAGGTCCCCGACCTGGGTGATGGCCTCCAGCCGAATGTCGAGGCGGTGATCGCGGCGCGCCCCGATCTCGTGGTGCTCTACGCGACGGATGCGAATCGCGCCGCCGCCAGCGCCTTCCGCCGCGCGGGGGTCGCCACGCTTGCGCTGCGCACCGACCGTATCGCCGACTTCGCGCGCATCGTGCGCGCCCTCGGCGTTGCGCTCGACGACTCGGTCGCGGCGCGCCAGGTGTCGGACTCGGTGGCGCGTTCCATCCAGTTGGTGGCCGCGCTGCCGGCGTTTCAGCCGCCTGTTTCGGTCTTCTGGCATGCGTGGGACGCGCCGCTCATCACGATTGGCGCCGGAAGTTACCTCGGCGAGCTCGTCACGATTGCCGGTGCGCGCAACGTATTCGCGGACCTGCCGCAACCGTCGCCGCAGGTGACGCTCGAAAGCGTCGCGGCGCGCCGGCCCGACTTCGTGCTCGCCGGCCCGCGCGCCGCCGAACGGCTGCGCGCGAATCCTCGTTGGCAGGCAGTCGAGGCGGTGCGCGCGGGGCGCGTGCTGGTGGTCGACACGGCGCTCATCGGGCGTCCGGGCGTGCGCATGGGCGAGGCGGCGCGATCATTGCGTGCGCTGCTCGACTCTGCACGGCGCGCGCAGCCATGACCCCCACGCGCTGGGTGCTGCTGTTCATCGCGCTCGCGGCGGCGTGTGCGGGCGGGCTTGCCATCGGACCGGTCCCGCTGACGCTCGTGGATGTGGCGCGTGCGGTCGCCGGACAGGGTGATCCGCAGTCTGTGGCGATCGTCCGCGACCTGCGCCTCGCGCGCGTCTGCCTCGCGATGATCGCCGGTGCCGGGCTCGGCATGAGCGGCGCCGCCCTGCAGGGGACGCTGCGCAACGCGCTCGCCGAGCCGTACCTGCTCGGCGTCTCCGGTGGCGCGGCCGTGGGCGCAGTGCTCGCCGTCGTCGCGGGATTGACCGCCGCCGTGACGCTGCCGGTCGCCGCCTTTGCGGGGGCGGCGGTCGCCGTCGCACTCGTGCTCCTAGTCGCGCGCGCCGCGAGTGGCCGCGCCGACCCGCGTGTCCTGCTGATGGCCGGCGTCGTGGTCGGCGCCTTCGCCAACGCTGCGATCATGATTCTCCTGGCGGGCGCCGGCGAAGGAGCGGTGCGCAACGCCCTCTGGTGGATGATGGGTTCCGTCGCGGGCGCCGAATGGTCGGCCGTGCGCTGGCTCGCGCTCTACGCCGCGATCGCGGGCGTGACGCTCGTCGCCGTCGCGCGCGACATCGACTTGCTCGCGCTGGGCGAGGACGCGGCGGCGGGGCTCGGCGTGCAGGTCGCTCGCGCGACGCGGCGCATCTTCCTGCTCGCGGCGCTGCTGGCCGCCATTACCGTGGCCGGCGCCGGTCTCATCGGGTTCGTGGGGCTCGTCGTGCCCGCGATGGCGCGCGCGCTCGGTATGCGACGCGCGCGCGAGGTGCTTCTTGCCTCCGCCGTGCTCGGCGCCACGCTGCTCGTCGCCGCCGACGTGGTCGCGCGCACGGTGCGGTCGCCGGCCGAACTTCCCCTCGGGGCGGTGACGGCCCTCGTTGGCGTGCCATTCTTCCTCGTGCGACTGCGGAGGGCCACATGATCCGCGTGCAGGACGCGGTCGTGCGCTATCCCGGCGCGCGGGTGAACGCGCTCGACGGCGCGACGTTCGAGGCGCCGCCCGGACGGGTGACGGCCGTGGTGGGTCCGAACGGCAGCGGCAAGAGCACCGTCGTGCGCGCGCTCATCGGGCAAGTTCCGTTGACGTCGGGCAGCTTGCAGGTCGGCCACCTCGACGCGGCGACCGCCGACCGGCGCGCCCTCGCTCGCCTGATGGCGGTGGTGACCCAGCGTGAAGAACCGGCCTTCCCGCTACCGGTGCGCGACTACGTGATGCTGGGACGTTATCCGCACCACGGCGCCTGGACGGCGCTCGGCCCCGGCGACGTCGCGGCGTCGGTAGCTGCGGCGGCCCGCGCGGGCGCCGCCGAGTTGATGAGTCGCCGCACCGACGAGTTGTCGGGCGGCGAGTGGCAGCGGGTGCGCCTCGCCCGCGCGCTCGCGCAGGGCGGGGAAGTGCTCGTCCTCGACGAACCCGGCACCTTCCTCGACGTCGGCCACGAGATGGGGGCCTTCGAATTGCTCGATGCACTCGCGCGCGAAGGGCGCACGGTCCTGCTCGTCAGCCACCAGCTGAACCTGGTCGCCCGATTCGCGGCGCACATCGTCGTGCTCCACCGCGGCCGGGTGGTCGCCGCCGGTACGCCGTCGGAGGTGATGCGCGGTGAGGTGCTCGAGCCCGTCTACGACTGGCCACTCGTCGTCGCGCGCGACCCCGCCGTCGGCGCCCCCGTGCTCATTCCCCTGCGCAAGCGCTGAAGCAGCCTCGTCCGCCATCCGCCATCCGCCATCCGCCATCACCCGTCGCCCACACCAATCCATCCCTCGCACAGCATGCGCCCACTCCTCCTGCTCGCGCTCCCCGTCGCTCTCGGCGCGCAAGGCTCCAATACATCGCTCGCTCCCGTCGTCGTCACCGCAACGCGCATCGAGACCAGTGTGCGCGCCCCGGCGACGGTCGCCGTGCTGAGCGGCGATTCACTCCGCGCCCGCGGCATCACCCATCTGCGCGACGCGCTCGGCCTCATCCCCGGCGTCACCGTCGTGCAGAGTTCGTCGTTCGGCTCGCAGGCGTCGCTTTTCGTGCGCGGCGGCCAGGGCAACTACGTGCGCGTGCTCCTCGATGGGGTCCCACTCAATGAGCCGGGAGGTGCCGTCGATCTGGGCGCGCTGACCCTCGACAACATCGAGCGCGTGGAGGTGGTGCGCGGTCCGGCCAGCGTGCTCTATGGCGCCGACGCGGTCACCGGGGTGATCCAGCTCGTGTCACGCACGGGAGCCGGTGGATCGCGCGCCGCGCTCGCGCTGGACGGCGGGTCATTCGGCCAGCGCGATGCCGCCCTCTCCGCCGCCCGGGCGCTCGGGCGCGCGTCGTTGAGCGCCAGCGTTGCCGACCGTTCCGCGCAGGGGATTCTGCCGTTCAACAACGATTATCGGAACCAGTCGGCCAATGCCACGCTGCGCTGGGCGCCCGACGTGCGCACCGAGGCGACGATCGCCGCGCGCTGGCTGGCGTCCGTGTATCA
Protein-coding sequences here:
- a CDS encoding PTS sugar transporter subunit IIB gives rise to the protein MAIEVYRIDDRLVHGQVVVGWGQPLALGFIVLVDDQVAESDWEQDLYRMGVPPEMTVHFESVATALAHLPEYRALPEPGLLLAGGTATMRALVEGDAGIRQVNVGGLHHRAGRSPRLRYVFLDESEEADLRAVAARGVEVSAQDVPGAVPVPLSELLARSGG
- a CDS encoding PTS sugar transporter subunit IIC, with amino-acid sequence MIDPGTLVLLTIVGAVVGLDFVSFPQAMLSRPLVSATLGGFICGDIASGLLVGVLLECFALETMPFGASRYPEWGPASVAAGAMAVVPGNPELAARTLPLAVLAGLCAAMLGGQTLVWLRRFNLSVAGRYRDEVAAGDATALIAVHWTGLVLDFGRAGAVTAIFVTALIPLRNQLQDALHTVSGVDSVAVSAVIAVGVAGAAVWKVVHGAKDYARYVVAGLLVGLLAAVMR
- a CDS encoding PTS system mannose/fructose/sorbose family transporter subunit IID gives rise to the protein MKAASSLPMVTWLRVFVRLFAVQGSYNYEAMIGNGIAFAAEPAFRLLPGGRDGDAYRAAMARHSRYFNAHPYLAALAVGALVRAELDGEDPDRVERFRTACCGPLGAAGDRLVWAGWLPFCSALALLAYGLGATAAGVLLVFVGTYNVGHVSLRAWGLRAGYREGLKVAAALGSPVLRKGPLYVARALAAVAGVALPLVLLRAHRVPVPSFGLALGVAALLGVALARWQARIDGWRVGVALLLLFFIYTVVR
- a CDS encoding HPr family phosphocarrier protein, translated to MVERSVEVQNSHGIHARPAAEIVKVAARFRSSITIIRDDLEVNGKSIMGVMMLAAECGATIVIRAIGDDEAAAAEALVAVVNSKFGEA
- the ptsP gene encoding phosphoenolpyruvate--protein phosphotransferase, which gives rise to MSITLVGVPASPGIIIGPVHLLRWEVPEVPARTVEPANAEREVTRLHEACDLAIVRLRKVRDRVEQHAGPEEAAIFDVQISICDDADLRASAETLIRQGFSAEKAFDLVLLEWREHFGRSTNALMRERVSDLLDVQIRVLSLLLDLPDRDPVDLPKGSNAILITHDLTPSLTVQFDREAISAIATDAGTGTSHVAILARSLGLPAVVGLRDATAKLTSGMTAVVDGTHGLLVLDPTPERIADYRERARIEQEETRELQQYARAEAVTVDGVRITLRANVDMPDEAAAGANSGAEGVGLMRTEFLVVGRAAMPDEDEQYEAYSRVLRAFAPHPVVIRTYDIGGDKLPVGGFPHEANPFLGWRAIRMCLDEPELFKVQLRALLRAAEHGDLRIMLPLIVSVAEVRQARVLLAEASAELDARGVPHRKDVPLGVMIETPAAVITADALARETAFFSIGTNDLVQYTLAVDRGNIQLVDRFTALHPAVLRLIARTQSEGTRAGIEVSVCGEMASQPLMAFALLGLGIRTLSVAPRSVAAVKHLVRCIRVSAAAEAMAVAVDAGTAQAVEGTLRERLLAELALRGDAADGLLALVDTHILTDKADIH
- the metK gene encoding methionine adenosyltransferase, with protein sequence MLHRHLFTSESVTEGHPDKVADQISDAVLDALLAHDPRSRVACETMVTTGLATIFGEVTTHAWVDLRALVRETIKDIGYTEAGIGFDADSCAVLNALGTQSHDIAQGVDTGGAGDQGMMFGYACDETEELMPLPIQLAHKLTHALADRRKDGTLAWLRPDGKSQVSVVYEDGRPVEVDTVVISTQHADTVKNKAIHEAVRHDIIEAVIPPELRARRMKVHINPTGRFVVGGPQGDAGLTGRKIIVDTYGGMGRHGGGAFSGKDPSKVDRSAAYAARWVAKNIVAAKLASKCEVQLAYAIGVAKPVSVMVDTFGTAAVPETAIMRAVDAVFDLTPRGIIEALDLRKPIYGPTAAYGHFGRTPAKVERFGKKVSLFNWERTDKVAELRRAARAR
- a CDS encoding bifunctional nuclease family protein; its protein translation is MIPVKVAKLGLDSVSNAYVVVLQEENGDRVLPIWIGRPEAESIAMQMNGVKRERPLTHDLCHALINGLGATLRRVQVTRLENSTFFAELHLARGGAPVIVDARPSDAIAIALRLDAPIYVAEVLFAGDGESESAPAGRDDDAMSAEELQRHLEHMRPEDFGRFSF
- a CDS encoding helical backbone metal receptor encodes the protein MHSVDRRPRFHRLACLTALVVSACAAPADRAAPGRAAIAPLVDDFGDTLRLARAATRVVSLNPVVSEAIFALGAQARLVGRTRWDDSPPGMRQVPDLGDGLQPNVEAVIAARPDLVVLYATDANRAAASAFRRAGVATLALRTDRIADFARIVRALGVALDDSVAARQVSDSVARSIQLVAALPAFQPPVSVFWHAWDAPLITIGAGSYLGELVTIAGARNVFADLPQPSPQVTLESVAARRPDFVLAGPRAAERLRANPRWQAVEAVRAGRVLVVDTALIGRPGVRMGEAARSLRALLDSARRAQP
- a CDS encoding iron ABC transporter permease → MTPTRWVLLFIALAAACAGGLAIGPVPLTLVDVARAVAGQGDPQSVAIVRDLRLARVCLAMIAGAGLGMSGAALQGTLRNALAEPYLLGVSGGAAVGAVLAVVAGLTAAVTLPVAAFAGAAVAVALVLLVARAASGRADPRVLLMAGVVVGAFANAAIMILLAGAGEGAVRNALWWMMGSVAGAEWSAVRWLALYAAIAGVTLVAVARDIDLLALGEDAAAGLGVQVARATRRIFLLAALLAAITVAGAGLIGFVGLVVPAMARALGMRRAREVLLASAVLGATLLVAADVVARTVRSPAELPLGAVTALVGVPFFLVRLRRAT
- a CDS encoding ABC transporter ATP-binding protein produces the protein MIRVQDAVVRYPGARVNALDGATFEAPPGRVTAVVGPNGSGKSTVVRALIGQVPLTSGSLQVGHLDAATADRRALARLMAVVTQREEPAFPLPVRDYVMLGRYPHHGAWTALGPGDVAASVAAAARAGAAELMSRRTDELSGGEWQRVRLARALAQGGEVLVLDEPGTFLDVGHEMGAFELLDALAREGRTVLLVSHQLNLVARFAAHIVVLHRGRVVAAGTPSEVMRGEVLEPVYDWPLVVARDPAVGAPVLIPLRKR